From the genome of Papaver somniferum cultivar HN1 unplaced genomic scaffold, ASM357369v1 unplaced-scaffold_21, whole genome shotgun sequence:
gaagtaCAACGAACTGAAAGAggagtttttattaatcaacaaaggtatgatgaaggaattttgaagcgtttcaagatggataattgtaatccaatTTTAACACCTGTATAAGAGAGACTGAAGTTGACAAAAGATGGATCAGGAGAGCTTGTGAATTCAACAGACTTTAAAGGTCTTGTTGGATGTTTAAGATATTTGAGTGCTATAAGACCTGATATCATGTATGCAGTTGGGTTGGTTAGTAGGTTTATGGAATCTCCTAGAAAATCAcatttacaagctgcaaaacgCATTCTGAAGTACGTAAAAGGAACAACAAGCATGGGAGTCTTTTATACTGTCTCAGAAGATCCAAAGTTGGTTGGTTTCACTAATAGTGATTGGGCTGGAGATACATCAggtagaaaaagtacatcaggttaTGGTTTTCAGTTGAGAACtggttttttctcttggtcatctaaAAAGCAACAAGTTGTTGCATTATCTACAACATAAGCTGAGTATATAGATGCTAGCAACTTTGTTACAAAGGCTGTATGGTTAAGAATGATGATGAAGTCAttgtttcaagaacaaacaacaccaacaacaatagtttgtgataGTAAGTCGACAATTTCACTAACTAAGAATCCTGTGCTTCATGGGAGAAGTAAACACATTGATATTAAGTATCATTACATCAGAGAGACTGTCAGTAACAAGGACATAGATGTGGAGTTTGTTGAAAGTGAAGAGCAAGTggctgatattttcaccaagtctttgaagtaTAATATTTTCATTTACTTGCGTGGAAAGCTTGGAATGATTAgcaaagagtatcttggtttaagggaggatgttgaagaataaaccaagatactatgaagaaaacaaaaggaatcaacaagtgttgttgatacagtagtatggatcaactatgagagttgacagaatgtggttggatcaactggtacagttgacacgATGTGAATGGATCGACAAGTATTGTTGATACGGTGGTACggtatttagaagtttacttgggttgcaagtattactggttttaagagtttgtttacgtgagaattgtctagtagtttctttgttagagtttgattatgttacGAAAGTCTTTTTGCTTTAGGGTCAAGTTTGTTAGTCATATATacaggttgttgagccatgagtcgaaatacatcaattaagagaagttTATTTGAGTTTAGTTCTGTGTTCTtttattaagtctttgatatcagattttctacactgATCAATCTTGGTCCACATAGGTATGCTGAAAAGGGATGTTTCAAACGTGATACAAGTGCACGAATTACTAGTACCAAAAAAGATCGTGATATAGTTACAGTAGTTGCAATGAGTAAAACAGGTCATATACAAGTCCTTGGAGAGGTTAAAGATATTAGATATGGATGGGATCGAGGTTGAAGTTGATTATTCAAGATACCATGATGATTTTGTTGCCGCACGAATATTTTTCTTTGACATAGAATCTGATGATTCATTGGCCATTAGGTTATCGCTACTCTGATGGTATGATGACTACTTTGGTGGTTCAGAATCTTAGGATGACTCAAGAGTATGACTTGCACCACACCGAACATTATAATTTTAGGAATATGTCATGGGATATCTGTGGCATTAATTTATAGGATTCTCAGGATTTCGAAATAAATTGATTGGCTATAACAAATAAGGCTGTTTCCATTTGGATTTTTGGATTGGAATCAATTTACAAGGGCTTGCACTTTGGCAGAAGCCTAACTCATATTTgttgtggtttcatcattttctgaCTGATAACTTTAATTTCAAGATTGAACTCATATTTTGGTTTGGTTGTAGAATATATTTTAATGACTCAGTGTTATGAGTCAGATTGATTCAGTACTGACTTAGTTCATTTCACTCTAACTTTTAGGGAAAAAAATTATTTCTGTTCAAAATGATGTAAAATTCAACAAAATATAATCCCATAGAGAATATTAAACTAGTTGAATAATTTTTCATTCAtcaaattaagttttttttttttttttttgatttcaaatACTTATTATAGCTAATTATGAAGTCATCAAATTAGACCTTCATGGTGATTTTTCTAAACAACAACATAAATCTAGCAGGGTAGTGCCCGGGTTGTAACCTAATGATGTGCAACAACTATTACAATCCTTCGCACTTGGGCATCTGTCTGCTTGGCGGAAGCATGAACCTTTGATTTTGTCTGTTGATATTGTTGGTGTTGCTGCTgcaccatcttttttttttttgatgcaaagagAAAGATTTTATTGCTTAATGAAATAGAAGTACTGAGTTTTCCTCTGCTTGTATTACATTAGCAATGAAATTTGGTGGTAAACCCATCCAAGACCTACTAACTTTGAAAATTCTAGAATGCTTTGCCAGGCTATCTGCTGGCTTGTTATTTTTCCTCCTAATGAATTTGCATCTCCATGTTGGATGATGCCAAAGTTTAGACCTAATCTGTAAAACAATGGATTGATTCTCCCAAGCTACCTTTTCCAAGTCTTGAGTCACTGCTTCTACCACAGCTTGCACATCAAGTTCCAAGCATCCATGCTGCAGATGTAACTCTTTTGCCCACTCTATAGCTTTCAGCAGTCCCTCGCATTCAACTTGCTCCGCATTCAGGTGTCTGTCTGCATAGGTGCATTGAGCTTGTTCAAATTGCCCTGCAAAATTTCGGAGGATTAGTCCAATGCCAGAGTGGTTCAAATCAGTTTTTTTAAAAGCTGCATCACAACATATTGAATAGAATGGACTTTCAGGTGGTATCCAATTAGTTTGAACTGGGATATTGCTTATGTCTGTCCTGTTTTCACAGACATTCATCTTTCTCATTTTCCTGCCAGTGGTCGAATTAAGCTGTGAATATTTCTTATCACTGTGATGTGGTTTGGCGTGATATTGTCAAACACATTTCGACATCTTGCCTTCCAAATCTCCTAGACCATATTTGCCATCTTAGTTGTCCAGTCTTTATCTTTTATTCATATCATCCTCAAACCAGCTTTGGATCCAATCAAAAATGGAATTATTAGCTCCTTGTACGCTTCTTCTTGCTCCAGGAATTGATAGCTGTATTTCTCTTGAGAAAGAACACTCCATCAACATATGTGCTGTACTTTCCACACCATCTGCATAACGGCACAAGCATCATTCATGCATTAGCTAATTGTCATTAGTTATATTTTATATATCTTTCACAACAtttcaaaaacacaaaaaattCACCCTGGTGTATATTACACTTGTTTATGATTAAATTAGAGAAAAACGATATTGATTGTTAGAATATAAGATTCTTAATACCAAGTATATAAACTAACCATTAATCCTTCCTGCTGCTTCACCTGAGAAACCACCAAGAAGCATTAAACATAAGGCCAGAGCCATGACTATCGTCGTCGAGGAACTACCCATTTTCATCTTTTGcatttttatttgattgattgatgcaTTTATGATGGTTTTTCGGTAATCAAAATTTAATTAGGGTCCATGCGCTCTGGCATTAATTATTAGGATTCTCAAGATTCGAAACACGAATTAATTAGATATCTTTACCTACATGTGGTCCAAAATATGCACCTTTCTTCATGATTTTCCATATTAAACAAGTCTAAGCCTGATATATGTACCCTAAATCTAGTTTAGCTGGGAGCAATAGTTTTACGGGCGGATTCGGATGATACAGACGGATTAGGGCTTGGAACTTGTTAACCACTCCTTACATCCAATTAATATACCTGTATCTTCTTCCTTCTTTCACATCCTGACTAATTAATCTTAAGACTTTCGTAGTAGACACGGAATTAAAAACTGGTCAATATGATATTGATTCATGGAGGATCCCCATGGTTGAGATAAAGAACAAGCTCTTCTCGACTTCTCCACATTAAAAATTTAACTAATA
Proteins encoded in this window:
- the LOC113340146 gene encoding uncharacterized protein LOC113340146 — protein: MRKMNVCENRTDISNIPVQTNWIPPESPFYSICCDAAFKKTDLNHSGIGLILRNFAGQFEQAQCTYADRHLNAEQVECEGLLKAIEWAKELHLQHGCLELDVQAVVEAVTQDLEKVAWENQSIVLQIRSKLWHHPTWRCKFIRRKNNKPADSLAKHSRIFKVSRSWMGLPPNFIANVIQAEENSVLLFH